One Halobaculum sp. CBA1158 DNA segment encodes these proteins:
- the sufD gene encoding Fe-S cluster assembly protein SufD codes for MSTQLPASISEETVETISAERDEPDWLRRTRLDALSALEELEMPSVIETPGRRWTNLEDLDYESIVDPLDQRDETERVSAEGAEVLDFETALEEHPELVEANFGSVTDPETNYLTALSTALFTTGTVIYVPEGVDAEDVKIRAEMNSTSLFSHTLVVAEDNASATILERISNGADVDGDRYFSNLVEIVTGENAYVQYGSLQNLDEDVYDFTLKRGEAARYSTISWIEGNIGSRLTRSDIETELNGDSSETKIVGAFFGHDDQHFDINARVWHNGEHTTADLVTRGVLDDEARSVYEGVQDVGRDAWDTSSYQRENTLMLSDESEADASPKLIIHNHDTEASHSATVGQVDAEDLFYMTSRSIPQNTARNMLVEGFFVPVLEEVEVDELRDDIEDLIVARLD; via the coding sequence ATGAGCACACAGCTACCCGCGAGCATCTCCGAGGAGACCGTCGAGACGATCTCCGCGGAGCGCGACGAACCGGACTGGCTCCGCCGGACGCGCCTCGACGCGCTGTCCGCGCTGGAGGAGCTAGAGATGCCGAGCGTCATCGAGACGCCCGGTCGCCGCTGGACCAACCTCGAGGACCTCGACTACGAGTCGATCGTCGACCCGCTGGACCAGCGCGACGAGACCGAGCGCGTCTCCGCCGAGGGCGCGGAGGTCCTGGACTTCGAGACCGCTCTCGAGGAACACCCCGAACTCGTCGAGGCCAACTTCGGCTCGGTCACCGACCCCGAGACGAACTACCTCACCGCGCTGTCGACGGCGCTGTTCACCACGGGCACGGTCATCTACGTCCCCGAGGGCGTCGACGCCGAGGACGTGAAGATCCGCGCGGAGATGAACAGCACCTCGCTGTTCAGCCACACGCTCGTCGTCGCCGAGGACAACGCCTCCGCGACGATCCTCGAGCGGATCTCCAACGGCGCGGACGTCGACGGGGACCGCTACTTCAGCAACCTCGTGGAGATCGTCACGGGCGAGAACGCGTACGTCCAGTACGGCTCGCTCCAGAACCTCGACGAGGACGTGTACGACTTCACGCTCAAGCGCGGCGAGGCCGCCAGGTACTCGACGATCAGCTGGATCGAGGGGAACATCGGCTCCCGACTCACCCGCTCGGACATCGAGACGGAGCTGAACGGCGACTCCTCGGAGACGAAGATCGTCGGCGCGTTCTTCGGCCACGACGATCAGCACTTCGACATCAACGCCCGCGTCTGGCACAACGGCGAACACACGACCGCCGACCTCGTCACCCGCGGCGTCCTCGACGACGAGGCGCGCTCGGTGTACGAGGGCGTCCAGGACGTCGGCCGCGACGCCTGGGACACCAGCTCCTACCAGCGCGAGAACACCCTGATGTTGAGCGACGAGTCCGAGGCCGACGCCTCGCCGAAGCTCATCATCCACAACCACGACACCGAGGCCTCGCACTCGGCGACCGTGGGCCAGGTCGACGCGGAGGACCTGTTCTACATGACCTCCCGGTCGATCCCGCAGAACACCGCGCGCAACATGCTCGTCGAGGGCTTCTTCGTCCCCGTCCTCGAGGAGGTCGAGGTCGACGAGCTGCGCGACGACATCGAGGACCTGATCGTCGCGCGCCTCGACTGA
- a CDS encoding ferritin-like domain-containing protein, producing MSVGQRVASDHQLARLLQIGVVLEEVVEARSTRHHRELDGAFDAEIEALLTGAAEESADHRRRLEELIDELDADSVSYEEIEALVEAQYGQTKPEDFDGLLYDQLCNEETAYKFYDDLIAAIEGSDSEFSVDRERVLETLRGIRAEEAEGVEEITGIMERR from the coding sequence ATGAGCGTCGGGCAGCGGGTCGCGTCCGACCACCAGCTCGCGCGCCTGCTCCAGATCGGCGTCGTGCTGGAGGAGGTGGTCGAGGCGCGATCGACCCGTCACCATCGGGAACTGGACGGCGCGTTCGACGCCGAGATCGAGGCGTTGCTGACGGGGGCGGCCGAGGAGTCGGCCGACCACCGCCGACGGCTGGAGGAACTCATCGACGAACTGGACGCGGATTCCGTCTCCTACGAGGAGATCGAAGCGCTCGTCGAGGCGCAGTACGGACAGACGAAGCCCGAGGACTTCGACGGGCTGTTGTACGACCAGCTGTGTAACGAGGAGACCGCGTACAAGTTCTACGACGACCTCATCGCGGCGATCGAGGGGAGCGATTCGGAGTTCTCCGTCGACCGCGAGCGGGTGCTCGAGACGCTTCGAGGCATCCGCGCCGAGGAGGCCGAGGGCGTCGAGGAGATCACCGGAATCATGGAGCGCCGATAA
- a CDS encoding cytochrome bc complex cytochrome b subunit, with protein MTDDTTNTDGEPRTDGGGTGIVAPDDETPTWRERKERTEGLSRLTYEYFERARREDEDLRRESDYVERDVLAFPTWPHETVRNLALTSFFVGMIIFLSATLPPHIGNPANPNSTPAIILPDWYLYWSFGLLKLGPLNPELSILGGQKLMADRTYGVLANGIIVGAIAVVPFLNKGSARRPVEQPFWAAVGMFGVTLAFTLSMLSIKNLMPMNTDLLFDLTFFLPIVVGAISYAVLKTMREGYMYDLNRRYYRLRPPK; from the coding sequence ATGACCGACGACACCACCAACACGGACGGCGAACCGCGGACGGACGGCGGCGGCACCGGCATCGTCGCGCCGGACGACGAGACCCCGACGTGGCGCGAGCGCAAGGAGCGCACCGAGGGGCTCTCCCGGCTGACGTACGAGTACTTCGAGCGCGCGCGACGCGAGGACGAGGACCTCCGTCGCGAGTCCGACTACGTCGAACGCGACGTGCTCGCGTTCCCGACGTGGCCCCACGAGACCGTGCGCAACCTCGCGCTCACCAGCTTCTTCGTCGGGATGATCATCTTCCTGTCGGCGACGTTGCCCCCGCACATCGGCAACCCGGCAAACCCCAACTCCACGCCGGCGATCATCCTGCCCGACTGGTACCTCTACTGGTCGTTCGGGCTGCTCAAGCTCGGCCCGCTCAACCCCGAGTTGAGCATCCTCGGCGGACAGAAGCTGATGGCCGACCGCACGTACGGCGTGCTCGCCAACGGCATCATCGTCGGGGCGATCGCGGTGGTCCCCTTCCTCAACAAGGGGAGCGCGCGTCGCCCCGTCGAGCAGCCGTTCTGGGCGGCCGTCGGCATGTTCGGCGTGACGCTGGCGTTCACGCTGTCGATGCTGTCGATCAAGAACCTCATGCCGATGAACACCGACCTGCTGTTCGACCTGACGTTCTTCCTCCCGATCGTCGTCGGGGCGATCTCCTACGCCGTGCTGAAGACGATGCGTGAGGGGTACATGTACGACCTCAACCGTCGGTACTACCGGCTTCGGCCGCCGAAGTAG
- the nth gene encoding endonuclease III, whose product MGTPLDSREAQVAEVLDRLYEEYPDTDISLNFSTELELLVAVVLSAQCTDERVNDVCEDLFGKYRSAQDYAEASEDELADDIYGITYHNSKAGYLKGIGETLVAEHDGEVPDTMSALRDLPGVGRKTANVVLQHAHDVTEGIVVDTHVQRISRRLGLTTEERPEAIESDLMAVVPEDDWRMFTHLFISHGRATCTAQNPECDDCVLADVCPSERGDAAVDLASDEAW is encoded by the coding sequence ATGGGAACGCCGCTCGACTCGCGCGAGGCGCAGGTCGCGGAGGTGCTCGACAGGCTCTACGAGGAGTACCCCGACACGGACATCTCGCTGAACTTCTCGACGGAACTGGAGCTGCTGGTCGCGGTCGTCCTCTCGGCTCAATGTACCGACGAACGCGTCAACGACGTGTGCGAGGACCTCTTTGGGAAGTACCGGTCCGCGCAGGACTACGCCGAGGCCAGCGAGGACGAACTCGCCGACGACATCTACGGGATCACCTACCACAACAGCAAGGCGGGGTACCTGAAGGGTATCGGCGAGACCCTCGTCGCCGAGCACGACGGGGAGGTGCCCGACACCATGTCGGCGCTGCGGGACCTCCCGGGCGTCGGCCGCAAGACGGCGAACGTGGTGCTTCAGCACGCCCACGACGTGACCGAAGGGATCGTCGTCGACACGCACGTCCAGCGCATCTCGCGGCGGCTCGGACTCACCACCGAGGAGCGCCCCGAGGCGATCGAGTCCGACCTGATGGCCGTCGTCCCCGAGGACGACTGGCGGATGTTCACCCACCTGTTCATCAGCCACGGTCGAGCGACGTGCACGGCCCAGAACCCGGAGTGCGACGACTGCGTGCTCGCGGACGTCTGTCCGTCCGAACGCGGCGACGCCGCCGTCGATCTTGCCAGCGACGAGGCGTGGTGA
- a CDS encoding cytochrome bc complex cytochrome b subunit, protein MSLEKKDEHDHKNWLESKDLTPVEATFLTALIWVDKRLRIVDYLELLESLYYRSNLQMPKSHTEQYDLDNKFWYWYALYTLGFFSTLAYVVAAISGALLGFYYVPAVGSAGPGEASIAYSQIAFIMRDLQFGFMLRSIHRWSAQVMTAAVFLHMLRVYFTGAYKEPRELNWLLGIVLISLTMVFGYSGYLLPWDQLAFWAGQIGVEMSLSIPLIGEWVAQLLFGGFSLSQATLQRMYILHVFLLPFVVTALIALHIGIVWVQGIAEPH, encoded by the coding sequence ATGAGTCTGGAAAAGAAAGACGAGCACGACCACAAGAACTGGCTCGAGAGCAAGGACCTCACGCCGGTGGAGGCGACGTTCCTCACCGCGCTCATCTGGGTCGACAAGCGACTCCGGATCGTCGACTACCTCGAACTGCTGGAGTCGCTGTACTACCGGTCGAACCTCCAGATGCCGAAGTCCCACACCGAGCAGTACGACCTAGACAACAAGTTCTGGTACTGGTACGCGCTGTACACGCTGGGGTTCTTCAGCACCCTCGCGTACGTCGTGGCGGCGATATCGGGCGCGCTACTCGGATTCTACTACGTCCCCGCGGTCGGCTCTGCGGGACCGGGCGAGGCGTCGATCGCCTACAGCCAGATCGCGTTCATCATGCGGGACCTCCAGTTCGGCTTCATGCTGCGGTCCATCCACCGGTGGTCCGCGCAGGTGATGACCGCGGCGGTGTTCCTGCACATGCTCCGCGTCTACTTCACGGGCGCGTACAAGGAGCCGCGGGAGCTGAACTGGCTGCTCGGCATCGTGCTCATCTCGCTGACGATGGTGTTCGGGTACTCCGGATACCTCCTGCCGTGGGACCAGCTGGCGTTCTGGGCCGGCCAGATCGGCGTCGAGATGAGCCTCTCGATCCCCCTCATCGGCGAGTGGGTCGCCCAGCTGCTGTTCGGCGGCTTCTCGCTGAGCCAGGCGACGCTGCAGCGGATGTACATCCTCCACGTGTTCCTGCTCCCGTTCGTGGTGACGGCGCTCATCGCGCTGCACATCGGCATCGTGTGGGTGCAGGGAATCGCGGAGCCGCACTAA
- a CDS encoding metal-dependent transcriptional regulator — protein MNTADQYLKAIYLVQEMEDGPASTGAVADGLDVSPASANEMIGKLEERGLAEHEKYKGVSLTDEGIVRAREALSNYCIIERFLANVLEVEEFRAEARSLEAVIDDTVAERLDTIIDRSSECPDCFDAETDACEFLAEAEPENLAD, from the coding sequence ATGAACACCGCAGATCAGTACCTGAAGGCCATCTATCTGGTACAGGAGATGGAGGACGGCCCCGCCTCGACCGGCGCGGTCGCCGACGGCCTCGACGTGAGCCCCGCCTCCGCCAACGAGATGATCGGCAAACTCGAGGAGCGCGGGCTCGCCGAACACGAGAAGTACAAGGGCGTCTCGCTGACGGACGAGGGGATCGTTCGGGCGCGTGAGGCGCTCTCGAACTACTGCATCATCGAGCGCTTCCTCGCGAACGTCCTGGAGGTCGAGGAGTTCCGCGCGGAGGCGCGCTCGCTCGAGGCGGTCATCGACGACACCGTCGCCGAACGCCTCGACACGATCATCGATCGCTCCTCGGAGTGCCCCGACTGCTTCGACGCCGAGACGGACGCCTGCGAGTTCCTCGCCGAGGCCGAGCCCGAGAACCTGGCCGACTGA
- a CDS encoding plastocyanin/azurin family copper-binding protein yields MKRRDFMRQAGGATAALGAGATATAGTATAQEEGGGGGQQPDFGGYTDGAEGGSYEDLRGESEVTIEVGAGGGLAFTPTEAWIDTGTTVVFEWVSDGHNVLFDDNPGDVSGHEPLEDTDFSFEVTFESGGVYTYYCDPHRSLGMLGAIAVGEEVPTVSTGGGGGRKELHDLGVAIQAHWVGAATILGIIMTVIFTFYVVKYGESAHTGTGR; encoded by the coding sequence ATGAAGAGGCGGGACTTTATGCGACAGGCCGGCGGTGCGACGGCCGCCCTCGGGGCGGGCGCGACCGCGACGGCCGGCACCGCGACGGCCCAAGAGGAGGGCGGTGGCGGCGGCCAACAGCCCGACTTCGGCGGCTACACCGACGGTGCCGAGGGAGGATCCTACGAGGACCTCCGCGGCGAGTCGGAGGTGACCATCGAGGTCGGGGCCGGCGGGGGCCTCGCGTTCACACCGACCGAAGCATGGATAGACACCGGAACGACCGTCGTCTTCGAGTGGGTGTCGGACGGGCACAACGTCCTCTTCGACGACAACCCGGGCGACGTGTCCGGCCACGAACCGCTGGAAGACACCGACTTCAGCTTCGAGGTGACGTTCGAGTCCGGCGGGGTCTACACGTACTACTGTGACCCCCACCGCAGCCTCGGTATGCTCGGAGCGATCGCCGTGGGCGAGGAGGTCCCGACGGTGTCCACCGGCGGTGGCGGCGGCCGGAAAGAACTGCACGACCTCGGGGTCGCGATCCAGGCACACTGGGTCGGCGCGGCGACGATCCTGGGGATCATCATGACCGTCATCTTCACCTTCTACGTGGTGAAGTACGGCGAGTCCGCCCATACGGGCACGGGGAGATAA
- a CDS encoding saccharopine dehydrogenase NADP-binding domain-containing protein, whose protein sequence is MPDHDREYDIVLWGATGFTGRLVADYLADRYGASDLDWALAGRSRERLAAVRDEVAAGERGGDAGRDDGDRDAADRDDGLADLPLLVGDAFDRGSLDAIAERAAVVCTTVGPYATYGTELVAACVAHGTDYCDLSGEVHWMRQTIDEHHERARETGARIVHGCGFDSVPSDIGTLLLQTHAEETLGSPCEEVRGLVSIRGGAFSGGTIASMVELYETADEDREVRRILADPRPLDPPESRDAPADRPQRWVGYDRDLDTWTAPFVMAQINEPVVSRSNALLEHPWGHAFRYGEALATGDGVGGAVRAGALALGQGLLAGALSIGPLRRALDRYVFPDPGDGPDEETIEDSSFAVRLRGTGASDDHPGGFAVEATVRGDRDPGYGSTCRMLGESAVCLARGDVESPYDGGVLTPASGIGLPLIDRLEGTGVAFDVETVERGD, encoded by the coding sequence ATGCCCGATCACGACCGCGAGTACGACATCGTCCTCTGGGGTGCCACGGGGTTCACCGGTCGCCTCGTCGCGGACTACCTCGCCGACCGCTACGGCGCGAGCGACCTCGACTGGGCCCTCGCGGGTCGAAGCCGAGAGCGCCTCGCCGCCGTCCGCGACGAGGTGGCCGCAGGGGAGCGAGGAGGCGACGCCGGCCGCGACGATGGGGACCGCGACGCCGCCGACCGCGACGACGGCCTCGCCGACCTCCCTCTCCTCGTCGGCGACGCGTTCGACCGGGGGAGCCTCGACGCGATCGCAGAGCGCGCGGCCGTCGTCTGTACGACCGTCGGTCCCTACGCCACCTACGGCACCGAGTTGGTCGCCGCCTGCGTCGCGCACGGAACGGACTACTGCGACCTCTCGGGCGAGGTCCATTGGATGCGCCAGACGATCGACGAGCACCACGAACGGGCCCGAGAGACCGGCGCGCGGATCGTCCACGGCTGCGGCTTCGACTCCGTCCCGAGCGACATCGGCACGCTGCTGCTCCAGACCCACGCTGAGGAGACCCTGGGCTCCCCGTGTGAGGAGGTCCGCGGACTGGTCTCGATCCGCGGCGGCGCGTTCAGCGGCGGCACGATCGCCAGCATGGTCGAGCTGTACGAGACCGCCGACGAGGACCGCGAGGTGCGCCGGATCCTCGCGGATCCGCGCCCGCTCGATCCCCCTGAGAGTCGGGACGCGCCGGCCGACCGCCCCCAGCGCTGGGTCGGCTACGACCGCGACCTCGACACGTGGACCGCGCCGTTCGTCATGGCGCAGATCAACGAGCCGGTCGTCAGCCGCTCGAACGCGCTCCTCGAGCACCCGTGGGGCCACGCCTTTCGGTACGGCGAGGCGCTCGCGACCGGCGACGGCGTCGGCGGTGCCGTCCGCGCGGGCGCGCTCGCCCTCGGCCAGGGCCTGCTCGCGGGTGCGCTCTCGATCGGTCCGCTCCGGCGGGCCCTCGACCGGTACGTCTTCCCCGATCCGGGGGACGGCCCCGACGAGGAGACTATCGAAGACAGTTCCTTCGCGGTCCGCCTGCGCGGAACGGGCGCGTCCGACGACCACCCCGGAGGGTTCGCGGTCGAGGCGACGGTCCGCGGGGACCGCGACCCCGGATACGGCTCCACCTGTCGGATGCTCGGCGAGTCGGCGGTGTGTCTCGCCCGGGGAGACGTCGAGTCCCCGTACGACGGCGGCGTGCTCACCCCGGCGTCGGGGATCGGACTGCCGCTGATCGACCGGCTGGAGGGGACAGGCGTCGCGTTCGACGTGGAGACCGTCGAGCGCGGCGACTGA
- a CDS encoding cation diffusion facilitator family transporter, which produces MSRHRSRTAAVRRVGAVVLAANVALAVAKAAVWHLTGSLAVGSEAVNSIADVAYSAVVLAGLYLTTRPPDFEHPHGHERIEPFVSLFVAAAVLLAGLGVAYSGVSSLLSPAPARAFGGGPLAVGVLVASGAAKLLLYRYCLRIGRVHASPAVVATALDNRNDTLTALAALVGVLGASAGYPALDAVAATAVSIGILYTGYEIVRDNVGYLVGAAPPEDLREEILDRALSHPEVRGAHDVIAHYVGPEVDVSLHIEVEGERSLFEAHDIETEVVEAIRAIPAVDDVFVHVDPKELGEWKDGDGDGDGEP; this is translated from the coding sequence ATGAGTCGCCACCGGAGCCGAACGGCCGCCGTCAGGCGGGTCGGTGCGGTCGTCCTCGCTGCCAACGTCGCGCTCGCGGTCGCGAAGGCCGCGGTCTGGCATCTCACGGGGAGCCTGGCGGTCGGTTCGGAGGCGGTGAACTCGATCGCGGACGTGGCGTACTCGGCGGTCGTGCTCGCGGGGCTGTATCTCACCACGCGCCCGCCCGACTTCGAGCACCCGCACGGCCACGAGCGGATCGAGCCGTTCGTCTCGCTGTTCGTCGCCGCGGCGGTCCTGCTCGCGGGACTGGGCGTCGCGTACTCCGGTGTCTCCTCGCTGCTGTCGCCGGCCCCGGCGCGCGCCTTCGGCGGCGGTCCGCTCGCGGTGGGCGTGCTCGTCGCCTCCGGCGCGGCGAAGCTCCTGTTGTACCGCTACTGTCTGCGGATCGGCCGCGTCCACGCCTCCCCGGCCGTCGTGGCGACGGCGCTCGACAACCGCAACGACACGCTCACGGCCCTTGCGGCGCTGGTCGGCGTGCTCGGCGCGTCGGCCGGCTACCCGGCGCTGGACGCGGTCGCGGCGACGGCGGTGTCGATCGGCATCCTCTACACGGGCTATGAGATCGTCCGCGACAACGTCGGCTACCTCGTCGGCGCGGCTCCCCCCGAGGACCTCCGCGAGGAGATCCTCGACCGGGCGCTCTCACATCCCGAGGTCCGCGGCGCACACGACGTGATCGCCCACTACGTCGGCCCCGAGGTGGACGTGAGCCTCCACATCGAGGTCGAGGGCGAGCGCTCGCTGTTCGAGGCGCACGACATCGAGACGGAGGTGGTGGAGGCGATCCGGGCGATCCCCGCCGTCGACGACGTGTTCGTCCACGTCGACCCGAAGGAACTGGGCGAGTGGAAGGACGGCGACGGCGATGGCGACGGCGAGCCGTAA
- a CDS encoding SDR family oxidoreductase, translated as MSDLLSGRVAVVTGAASGNGRAIARRYAEEGADVVVADVREEPREGGAPTVELIEAETDAAATFVECDVRDPAALESAVAAAEAFGGVDVMVNNAGIYRPENFLESTEEQFDELMAVNAKGVYFGAQAAAKRMVARSEGDDAPAASDAAAGDAGEDPHPVIINMSSAAGIRGEGRLVTYSMSKGAVRLFTYALADALGDAGIRVNAIHPGFVETAMTTQDVELVGTETEERMAATIPSGRFGQPEEVADAAVYLASDMASYVTGESLVVDGGMTSS; from the coding sequence GTGTCAGATCTGCTTTCGGGACGAGTCGCGGTGGTGACGGGTGCCGCCAGCGGCAACGGGCGGGCGATCGCCCGTCGGTACGCCGAGGAGGGGGCCGACGTCGTCGTCGCGGACGTGCGCGAGGAGCCTCGCGAGGGCGGCGCGCCGACCGTCGAACTGATCGAGGCCGAGACGGACGCGGCGGCGACGTTCGTCGAGTGCGACGTTCGCGATCCGGCGGCCCTGGAGTCGGCGGTCGCGGCGGCCGAGGCGTTCGGCGGCGTCGACGTGATGGTGAACAACGCCGGGATCTACCGCCCGGAGAACTTCCTCGAATCGACCGAGGAACAGTTCGACGAGCTGATGGCCGTGAACGCCAAAGGGGTCTACTTCGGGGCGCAGGCGGCGGCAAAGCGGATGGTCGCCCGTTCGGAAGGAGACGACGCTCCCGCCGCCAGCGACGCGGCCGCGGGTGATGCGGGCGAGGATCCACATCCGGTCATCATCAACATGTCGAGCGCCGCCGGCATCCGCGGCGAGGGTCGCCTCGTCACCTACTCGATGTCGAAGGGCGCTGTGCGGCTGTTCACGTACGCCCTGGCGGACGCGCTCGGCGACGCGGGGATCCGCGTGAACGCGATCCACCCCGGCTTCGTCGAGACGGCGATGACGACTCAGGACGTGGAGCTGGTCGGCACAGAGACCGAAGAGCGGATGGCGGCGACGATCCCGAGCGGGCGCTTCGGCCAGCCCGAGGAGGTCGCCGACGCGGCGGTCTACCTCGCTAGCGACATGGCCAGTTACGTCACCGGCGAGTCGCTCGTCGTCGACGGCGGAATGACGAGCAGCTGA
- a CDS encoding MFS transporter has protein sequence MTDAGDAGGGQTDDRRDRIALALVVYAVLLAQTLVYPGVDLLSEVLGGRGFAAPTLFLAAEFAAFVVFAGPWGTVSDRLGERRRLVSVAAAGGAVGYFALAALPVVAPPETVPGALVVPLPFARPLVLSTAFVLALFVRGLQGAMTVGALSLAISALADRGGGNGRNMGVAGIAIGLGTATGAPLGGQLFEVGPTVPLVAAGGLLAVAAAGALATPDRVPGRAGDPGDRDGEAAGDGDRHHGGLAALLAGLRDRRDLAVPYAFAFVDRLNAGFFALVGTLYFRQEFGLGPGATGLLLAAFFAPFALLQYPFGLLSDRVGRVAPVAAGSAVFGLVVVAVGFAPTVPLVAATMVVVGVLGALMAPATLALVVDLGGPTGRGAAVAGFNAAGSLGFLAGALVGGAVAARFGFTAAFVVAGGSEFLLALAALPALVRLGRSAGRTAVFSDD, from the coding sequence ATGACAGACGCGGGCGACGCCGGAGGCGGGCAGACCGACGACCGGCGCGACCGGATCGCGCTGGCGCTCGTCGTGTACGCGGTCCTCCTGGCGCAGACGCTCGTGTACCCCGGCGTCGACCTGCTATCCGAGGTGCTCGGCGGCCGGGGATTCGCCGCGCCGACGCTGTTTCTCGCCGCGGAGTTCGCCGCGTTCGTGGTCTTCGCGGGGCCGTGGGGCACCGTGTCGGACCGCCTCGGCGAGCGACGCCGGCTGGTATCAGTCGCCGCCGCCGGCGGCGCTGTCGGCTACTTCGCGCTGGCGGCGCTACCCGTCGTCGCACCCCCCGAGACGGTCCCCGGTGCGCTCGTCGTACCGCTCCCCTTCGCCCGACCGCTCGTGCTCTCGACGGCCTTCGTGCTCGCCCTGTTCGTGCGCGGGCTTCAGGGCGCGATGACCGTCGGGGCGCTCTCGCTCGCCATCTCCGCGCTCGCCGACCGCGGCGGCGGCAACGGCCGGAACATGGGCGTCGCCGGCATCGCCATCGGTCTCGGCACGGCGACCGGCGCGCCGCTCGGAGGGCAGCTGTTCGAGGTCGGTCCCACCGTCCCCCTCGTCGCAGCCGGCGGCCTCCTGGCCGTCGCCGCCGCCGGCGCGCTCGCGACGCCGGATCGGGTCCCCGGCCGCGCGGGCGACCCGGGCGATCGAGACGGCGAGGCCGCCGGCGACGGCGACCGACACCACGGCGGACTGGCCGCGCTGCTGGCGGGCCTGCGTGACCGACGGGATCTGGCGGTCCCGTACGCCTTCGCGTTCGTCGACCGGCTCAACGCGGGGTTCTTCGCGCTCGTCGGGACGCTGTACTTCCGCCAGGAGTTCGGCCTCGGACCGGGCGCGACCGGGCTGTTGCTCGCGGCCTTCTTCGCGCCGTTCGCGCTGCTTCAGTACCCGTTCGGCCTGCTGTCGGACCGGGTCGGCCGCGTCGCCCCCGTCGCCGCGGGGTCGGCCGTGTTCGGGCTGGTCGTCGTCGCCGTCGGGTTCGCGCCGACCGTGCCGCTCGTCGCCGCGACGATGGTCGTCGTCGGCGTGCTCGGCGCGCTGATGGCCCCGGCGACGCTCGCGCTCGTCGTCGACCTCGGCGGACCGACCGGTCGCGGCGCGGCCGTCGCGGGGTTCAACGCCGCCGGCAGTCTCGGCTTCCTGGCCGGCGCGCTCGTCGGCGGCGCGGTCGCCGCCCGCTTCGGGTTCACGGCCGCGTTCGTCGTCGCCGGCGGCAGCGAGTTCCTCCTCGCGCTGGCGGCGCTGCCCGCCCTGGTCAGACTGGGTCGATCGGCCGGGCGAACCGCGGTGTTCAGCGACGACTGA